One Methanofollis sp. DNA window includes the following coding sequences:
- a CDS encoding PepSY domain-containing protein has protein sequence MKKFFFALIALVALLAIVVWGGLLPSPSSSGGEPTPPSPAGVPTPTPGVSATPGIDAQEAKIEAEKIALALFPEVKVDRTTVELTDNGDSPFYECEIRTQDEEKIQVWIDPATGDLLGFSAGSGMMGRPAEPSLSMDEARETARAYVDEKSGGADLTQTSEQYNPFSSGAIGTVAGRYSFNYARLIRGVPCSSDCFHISVDAVTGEVCRYSKQWKTDEDLCVANTVPSVSGEDAKDAVRAYLKGTWGDLPGLDIHTADLRWYDGQTGSTDAVPLVWEVRFDDDHYRSLQYPHDTNAYVDAHTGEVLACSYHPDAT, from the coding sequence ATGAAAAAATTCTTCTTTGCTCTCATAGCCCTTGTCGCCCTTCTCGCCATCGTCGTCTGGGGCGGCCTCCTGCCGTCACCGTCATCGTCCGGCGGAGAACCGACCCCGCCCTCGCCCGCGGGCGTGCCGACGCCGACACCCGGGGTGTCGGCGACACCGGGGATAGACGCACAGGAAGCGAAAATTGAGGCGGAAAAAATCGCCCTCGCCCTCTTCCCGGAGGTGAAGGTCGACCGGACGACCGTCGAACTCACCGACAACGGAGACAGTCCCTTCTACGAATGCGAGATCAGGACGCAGGACGAAGAAAAGATCCAGGTGTGGATCGATCCCGCGACCGGCGACCTCCTCGGGTTTTCCGCCGGATCAGGGATGATGGGTCGACCTGCCGAACCCTCCCTCTCGATGGACGAGGCACGGGAGACCGCACGGGCGTACGTCGATGAAAAATCCGGCGGTGCCGACCTGACACAGACCTCGGAACAGTATAACCCCTTCTCCAGCGGAGCGATCGGAACCGTGGCCGGCAGGTATTCGTTCAACTATGCCCGCCTGATCCGGGGCGTCCCATGCTCCAGCGATTGCTTTCACATCTCTGTCGATGCGGTGACAGGCGAGGTCTGCAGGTACTCGAAACAGTGGAAGACCGACGAAGACCTCTGCGTCGCCAACACGGTCCCGTCGGTCTCAGGGGAAGATGCAAAGGACGCCGTCAGGGCGTACCTGAAGGGGACCTGGGGCGACCTGCCCGGCCTTGACATCCATACGGCCGATCTCAGGTGGTACGACGGACAGACCGGGAGTACGGACGCGGTCCCGCTAGTATGGGAGGTGCGTTTCGACGACGACCACTACCGCTCTCTCCAGTACCCCCACGATACCAATGCATATGTCGACGCCCACACTGGGGAGGTGCTTGCCTGCTCCTACCATCCCGATGCGACCTGA